Part of the Desulfovibrio desulfuricans genome, GTTTCCAGATGGTTGGCCGTGCAGAGGAACATAACCTTTGAAAGATCAAAGGGCACGTTCAGGTAGTGGTCGCTGAAGGTGTAGTTCTGTTCCGGATCAAGCACTTCCAGCAGGGCGGATGAGGGATCGCCCCTGAAATCCGCGCCCAGCTTGTCCACTTCGTCCAGCACGATAACGGGGTTGCGCGTGCCGGCCTGCTTGAGGGCCTGAATGATGCGACCCGGCATGGCGCCGATGTAGGTGCGCCGATGCCCGCGGATTTCCGCCTCATCGTGCATGCCGCCCAGCGAAAGCCGCTGGAATTTACGGCCCAGCGCCCGCGCAATGGAGCGCCCAAGCGAGGTTTTACCCACGCCGGGAGGGCCCGCAAAGCAGAGGATGGGCCCCTTGGACTGCGGATTGAGCTTGCGCACGCTCAGGAATTCAAGGATGCGGTCCTTGATTTTGTCGAGACCGCAGTGGTCTTCGTCAAGAATTTCTTTGGCATGGACAATATCCAGCCTGTCGCGCGAAAGCTTTTTCCACGGCAGTTCCACCAGCCAGTCAAGGTAGGTGCGCACCACGTTGGCCTCGGAAGAATCGGCGTGCATGCCCGAAAGGCGGCGCAACTGCTTGTCGGCTTCCTTGCGCACGTCCTTGGGCAGGCCTGCTTTTTCAAGGGCCTGCTTGAGGTTTTCAAGGTCTTCCTCGCCGTCTTCGTCCTTGTCGCCAAGTTCTGTGCGGATAGCCTTGAGCTGCTCGCGCAAAAAGTAATCCTTCTGCGCCTTGTCCATGCCTTCGCGGGCCGAACTCTGGATGCGCGCCTGCACGGTGGCGACTTCCACCTCGCGCTGCAGTTGGGTGTTGACCAGCATGAGGCGGTCAATGGGATTCTCCGCCTCGAGAATGCGCTGGGCATCGGCTGTTTTCATGCGCATGTTGGCGGCGATAAGGTCGGCCAGGCGGCCCGGATCGTCCACGCCCTGCAAGACGGCAAGAACGTCTGGCGAGGAAAGGCCACGCAGGGTCAGCACCTTTTCGCTCTGCTCGCGCACGGAGCGCAACAGGGCCTCCACCGTGGCGTCTACCACAGGGATTTGCTCGGGCAGGGTTTCAATGCGCGCTTCAAGGAAGGGTTCCACCTGGCGGTAGCTCGTAACCCGTGCGCGGCTCACGCCCTGCACAAGAATTTTCACCCTCGAATCGGGCATCTTGAGCATGCGCATGACCTGCACTACGGTGCCGACCTGGTAGAGGTCTTCCGGCTTGGGATCTTCGGTGGCTTCTTCTTTCTGCGCGCACACAAGCAGGTGCCGCCCGTTTTTCAGGGCTGCGTCCACGGCCTGTACGGATTTGTCGCGTCCGATGAACAGCGGCAGGATCATATAGTTGAAGATAACCACGTCTCGAACGGGCAACACGGGCAGCGTGTCGGGAATGCTCTGCGCCGCCGTATTGAGGCTGCCCTCGTGATCCAGCGTCTCGGGCGCGTTCATTTCCGCCTTGTCCGTTTCGCTGTCGATGGCAGGTTCTGCCTCAATGGGTTCTTCCTGATGCAGCAAAATGTCTTTTTCATTGATGTCAGCCATATATATTCTCCCCGACTGCTTTCGATTCAAATGCGTTGCGATTGCGTTATGCTGT contains:
- the lon gene encoding endopeptidase La, with amino-acid sequence MADINEKDILLHQEEPIEAEPAIDSETDKAEMNAPETLDHEGSLNTAAQSIPDTLPVLPVRDVVIFNYMILPLFIGRDKSVQAVDAALKNGRHLLVCAQKEEATEDPKPEDLYQVGTVVQVMRMLKMPDSRVKILVQGVSRARVTSYRQVEPFLEARIETLPEQIPVVDATVEALLRSVREQSEKVLTLRGLSSPDVLAVLQGVDDPGRLADLIAANMRMKTADAQRILEAENPIDRLMLVNTQLQREVEVATVQARIQSSAREGMDKAQKDYFLREQLKAIRTELGDKDEDGEEDLENLKQALEKAGLPKDVRKEADKQLRRLSGMHADSSEANVVRTYLDWLVELPWKKLSRDRLDIVHAKEILDEDHCGLDKIKDRILEFLSVRKLNPQSKGPILCFAGPPGVGKTSLGRSIARALGRKFQRLSLGGMHDEAEIRGHRRTYIGAMPGRIIQALKQAGTRNPVIVLDEVDKLGADFRGDPSSALLEVLDPEQNYTFSDHYLNVPFDLSKVMFLCTANHLETIPAALRDRMEVISLPGYTLQEKAQIARKHLLPKKVEDNGLAPKDVELTEEALEKIIREYTREAGLRNLERELSSICRKLARRKAEGKKPPFMVDVADVEKLLGAPRFIEDEKEKKLMPGMALGLAWTPAGGEVLTVEATVMKGKGGLTLTGQLGDVMKESAQAALSYIRSRADDLGVDPGFVSQYDLHVHVPAGATPKDGPSAGVTLTTALISALSGRRVRADLCMTGEITLQGRVLPVGGIKEKILAGVARGLKHVVIPHQNVKDLEDVPKELLKRITVHPVHHYDELLPIVFETKGGRGSSATGKGGKSKVEESTGVAAKGTATAKTAGARKPKRPAEAGA